Proteins from a single region of Macrotis lagotis isolate mMagLag1 chromosome 2, bilby.v1.9.chrom.fasta, whole genome shotgun sequence:
- the LOC141511869 gene encoding LIM homeobox transcription factor 1-alpha-like — MCGDLISGLSLQESDLCCICDEIASSTADIGCQRAASGVLFISAWECQRKSDDEDSLCKTGHGTGKGVAEDGKDHKRPKRPRTILTTQQRRAFKASFEVSSKPCRKVRETLAAETGLSVRVVQVWFQNQRAKMKKLARRQQQQQQDQQNTQRLSSAQTNGGGSTGMEGIMNPYTALPTPQQLLAIEQSVYNSDPFRQGLTPPQMPGDHMHPYGAEPLFHDLDSDDTSLSNLGDCFLATSEAGPLQSRVGNPIDHLYSMQNSYFTS; from the exons ATGTGTGGAGACTTAATCTCTGGACTTTCCCTTCAGGAGTCAGATTTATGCTGCATTTGTGATGAAATTGCCTCCAGTACTGCTGACATTGGCTGTCAGAGAGCAGCAAGTGGAGTTCTTTTCATCTCTGCCTGGGAGTGTCAGA gGAAAAGTGATGATGAAGATAGTCTTTGCAAGACAGGCCATGGGACAGGGAAAGGGGTTGCTGAGGATGGCAAGGACCACAAGCGCCCCAAACGCCCTAGGACCATCCTGACCACTCAGCAGCGGAGAGCATTCAAGGCTTCATTTGAAGTCTCCTCCAAGCCATGCAGGAAG GTAAGAGAGACTTTGGCTGCTGAGACAGGATTGAGTGTTCGAGTTGTTCAAGTTTGGTTCCAAAATCAGAGAGCCAAG ATGAAGAAGTTGGCAAGAcgacagcagcaacaacagcaagaTCAGCAGAATACACAGAGGCTGAGTTCAG CTCAGACAAATGGTGGAGGGAGTACTGGAATGGAAGGGATCATGAATCCCTATACTGCACTGCCAACTCCACAGCAACTCCTAGCCATTGAACAGAGTGTATACAACTCTGATCCCTTTAGACAAGGGCTCACCCCACCCCAGATGCCTGGAGATCACATGCATCCTTATG gTGCTGAGCCCCTTTTCCATGATCTAGATAGTGATGACACCTCCCTCAGTAACCTGGGTGACTGTTTCCTAGCAACATCTGAAGCTGGGCCCCTGCAGTCCCGGGTGGGAAACCCCATCGACCACCTGTACTCCATGCAGAATTCTTATTTCACCTCTTGA